A section of the Ornithinimicrobium sufpigmenti genome encodes:
- a CDS encoding ATP-binding cassette domain-containing protein, whose amino-acid sequence MLRVHDLVKTFTSGRALLGKAERSVAVDHVSFEIEAGASFGLVGESGSGKSTTARIVARLLDADSGSVELKGVDLLAMRGRDLLRARREVQMVFQDPFASLNPRWKVGSLVAEGLRIHHRQSAESRRTRVLELLDMCGLPASAADRYPHEFSGGQRQRIGIARALAVEPEVLILDEPVSALDVSIQAQILTLLTRLRSELGLTYLFIAHDLAIVERFCDHVAVMQRGRIVEQGRPRELYQNPQDDYTKTLLSAIPIPDPRRRATPHPGGTAS is encoded by the coding sequence ATGCTGCGGGTCCACGACCTGGTCAAGACCTTCACCTCCGGCCGGGCCCTGCTCGGCAAGGCCGAGCGCTCGGTGGCCGTGGACCACGTCTCCTTCGAGATCGAGGCGGGGGCCTCGTTCGGCCTCGTCGGTGAGTCCGGGTCCGGCAAGTCGACGACCGCCCGGATCGTCGCACGCCTGCTGGACGCGGACTCCGGCAGCGTGGAGCTCAAGGGCGTGGACCTGCTGGCCATGCGGGGCCGGGACCTGCTGCGGGCCCGGCGCGAGGTCCAGATGGTCTTCCAGGACCCGTTCGCCTCGCTCAACCCACGGTGGAAGGTCGGCAGCCTGGTGGCGGAGGGGCTGCGCATCCACCACCGGCAGAGCGCCGAGTCCCGGCGGACCCGGGTGCTGGAGTTGCTGGACATGTGCGGGCTCCCGGCCTCGGCGGCCGACCGCTATCCCCACGAGTTCTCCGGCGGGCAGCGCCAGCGGATCGGCATCGCCCGCGCCCTCGCGGTCGAGCCCGAGGTGCTGATCCTCGACGAGCCGGTCTCCGCGCTCGACGTCTCGATCCAGGCCCAGATCCTCACCCTGCTCACCCGGCTGCGGTCCGAGCTGGGCCTCACCTACCTGTTCATCGCCCACGACCTGGCGATCGTGGAGCGCTTCTGCGACCACGTCGCGGTGATGCAGCGCGGACGCATCGTGGAGCAGGGACGGCCGCGCGAGCTCTACCAGAACCCGCAGGACGACTACACCAAGACCCTGCTGAGCGCCATCCCGATCCCCGACCCGCGGCGCCGGGCCACACCACACCCTGGAGGTACAGCGTCATGA
- a CDS encoding acyclic terpene utilization AtuA family protein — translation MKEQLRIVSPNGHLGFAPTKEESFRLAVETRPDYYCADSGSDDIGATALGADRSVSMERWQRHDLELMLLAAREQDVPMIIGSAGDCGSNSRVDMFVRFIKEIAAEHDLPPFRLAYFYSEVDTAYLRQLHDDGVTIEGLDDRAALTIEDIDATTRAVAVAGVHPFVAALEQGADVIIGGRSSDCAVFAAPAIFEGFPEEHAYYAGKVLECASFCAEPYGAKESVIATITHDDVKVTAMAPWQRCTVASVAGHAMYERSNPYFEWFAGGMLDMTDCVYEQYDERTTRVTGQRVVPVEGKVTVKIEGSGRVGEKYLGIAGIRDPYTIANIDKVIELSRQQVADEFSDIDYHLAFTVYGKNGVMGDLEPVKEITSHELGIAIEGIADSAEVAESVTLYATRQLFYARLPEVKGTAGTAAFVTDEVLPATTSYRWTMNHIVPVDDPMSLFDLHLVEVGSMILQPQA, via the coding sequence GTGAAGGAACAGTTGCGCATCGTCAGCCCCAACGGCCATCTCGGCTTCGCCCCCACCAAGGAGGAGAGCTTCCGGCTGGCGGTGGAGACGCGCCCGGACTACTACTGCGCCGACTCCGGCAGTGACGACATCGGTGCCACGGCGCTGGGCGCCGACCGCTCGGTGAGCATGGAGCGCTGGCAGCGCCACGACCTGGAGCTGATGCTGCTGGCGGCCCGCGAGCAGGACGTGCCGATGATCATCGGCTCGGCCGGTGACTGCGGCAGCAACAGCCGGGTCGACATGTTCGTGCGGTTCATCAAGGAGATCGCCGCCGAGCACGACCTGCCGCCGTTCCGCCTGGCCTACTTCTACTCCGAGGTGGACACGGCATACCTGCGGCAGCTGCACGATGACGGCGTGACCATCGAGGGCCTGGACGACCGGGCAGCGCTGACGATCGAGGACATCGACGCCACGACGCGCGCGGTCGCGGTGGCCGGGGTGCACCCCTTCGTCGCGGCGCTGGAGCAGGGCGCCGACGTCATCATCGGCGGCCGGTCCAGCGACTGCGCGGTCTTCGCCGCCCCGGCCATCTTCGAGGGCTTCCCGGAGGAGCACGCCTACTACGCCGGCAAGGTGCTGGAGTGCGCGTCGTTCTGCGCCGAGCCCTACGGCGCCAAGGAGTCGGTCATCGCGACCATCACCCACGACGACGTCAAGGTCACGGCGATGGCGCCGTGGCAGCGCTGCACCGTGGCCAGCGTCGCGGGCCACGCGATGTACGAGCGCTCCAACCCCTACTTCGAGTGGTTCGCCGGCGGCATGCTCGACATGACCGACTGCGTCTACGAGCAGTACGACGAGCGCACCACCCGGGTCACCGGCCAGCGCGTGGTCCCGGTCGAGGGCAAGGTCACCGTCAAGATCGAGGGCTCGGGCCGGGTCGGCGAGAAGTACCTCGGCATCGCGGGCATCCGCGACCCGTACACGATCGCCAACATCGACAAGGTGATCGAGCTGTCCCGTCAGCAGGTCGCCGACGAGTTCTCCGACATCGACTACCACCTGGCCTTCACCGTCTACGGCAAGAACGGCGTCATGGGCGACCTGGAGCCGGTCAAGGAGATCACCTCCCACGAGCTCGGGATCGCCATCGAGGGCATCGCCGACTCGGCCGAGGTCGCCGAGTCGGTCACCCTCTACGCCACCCGCCAGCTCTTCTACGCGCGGCTGCCCGAGGTCAAGGGCACCGCGGGGACGGCCGCCTTCGTCACCGACGAGGTGCTGCCCGCCACCACCTCCTACCGCTGGACGATGAACCACATCGTGCCGGTGGACGACCCCATGTCCCTGTTCGACCTGCACCTGGTCGAGGTGGGATCCATGATCCTGCAGCCCCAGGCCTGA
- a CDS encoding DUF4387 domain-containing protein, protein MHEHTTLGELAKTVRSKNAGTDRITFDVIFSDQQTYDHVRQSGALTRETVCGLFGVEDDRITDFVEFDPAFAIKFTLKRLAPSGGPGESDVFGCQQYPPLLSIPVPQP, encoded by the coding sequence ATGCACGAGCACACCACCCTGGGCGAGCTGGCCAAGACGGTCCGGAGCAAGAACGCCGGCACCGACCGGATCACCTTCGACGTCATCTTCTCCGACCAGCAGACCTATGACCACGTGCGCCAGTCCGGGGCGCTGACCCGGGAGACCGTCTGCGGCCTGTTCGGCGTCGAGGACGACCGGATCACCGACTTCGTCGAGTTCGACCCGGCGTTCGCGATCAAGTTCACCCTCAAGCGGCTCGCCCCCAGCGGCGGGCCGGGCGAGAGCGACGTCTTCGGCTGCCAGCAGTACCCCCCGCTGCTGTCGATCCCGGTGCCGCAGCCCTGA
- a CDS encoding GntR family transcriptional regulator, giving the protein MALSRTTTQPLYDQVLQQIRARVETGEWPKSSRVPSERQLSELLGVSRITVRHAVRLAVEEGLLEQRRGVGTFVASRERLAQDLAEIRSFELTLAEQGYVASTQILSSGSVIADLALAGVLGVEPATPLRNLRLLGSGDASPVVYYDSYFAPALGQEIVTAAEEFHAAGRAFSTLDLYRHERVSRDPQRLSQTIDAVLATAELSGHLGIPVGAPILAIESVISDAEGPLEFRRAYYRADRYTFALERRLAPQPKRSS; this is encoded by the coding sequence ATGGCGCTCTCCCGCACGACGACCCAACCGCTCTACGACCAGGTCCTGCAGCAGATCCGGGCTCGGGTGGAGACCGGCGAGTGGCCCAAGAGCTCGCGGGTCCCCTCCGAGCGTCAGCTGTCCGAGCTGCTGGGCGTGAGCCGGATCACCGTGCGCCATGCGGTGCGGCTGGCCGTCGAGGAGGGCCTGCTCGAGCAGCGGCGCGGTGTCGGCACCTTCGTCGCCTCCCGGGAGCGGCTCGCCCAGGACCTGGCGGAGATCCGCAGCTTCGAGCTGACCCTGGCCGAGCAGGGGTATGTGGCCAGCACCCAGATCCTCAGCTCCGGCTCGGTGATCGCCGACCTCGCCCTGGCCGGCGTGCTCGGCGTGGAGCCGGCCACGCCGCTGCGCAACCTGCGCCTCCTGGGCAGCGGTGACGCCAGCCCGGTCGTCTACTACGACAGCTACTTCGCGCCCGCCCTCGGTCAGGAGATCGTGACGGCCGCCGAGGAGTTCCACGCGGCCGGCAGGGCGTTCTCCACCCTCGACCTCTACCGGCACGAACGGGTGAGCCGGGACCCGCAACGGCTGAGCCAGACGATCGACGCGGTCCTGGCCACCGCCGAGCTCAGCGGCCACCTCGGCATCCCGGTCGGCGCGCCGATCCTGGCCATCGAGTCGGTGATCTCCGACGCCGAGGGGCCCCTGGAGTTTCGCCGCGCCTACTACCGGGCCGACCGCTACACCTTCGCCCTGGAGCGCCGGCTCGCGCCACAGCCCAAGCGCTCCTCTTGA
- a CDS encoding lycopene cyclase family protein, with the protein MVDVAVVGLGPAGRALASRLVARGASVLAVDPRPEAVWTPTYGVWAEDLGSPPEGVIRSLVRRPQIRAHGHHVLPRRYAVLDNAALQRALPLDGVQVRTGRLTDEEVVALRREAEVVVDARGARPAGRDAGDPAPAQTAYGVVVPAAEAAPALDGAEGLIMDWRRDWAPAGSGTGRGPATFLYGIPLGDGTVLLEETCLAAAPGLPIEELRTRLRRRLLARGMAASAVDDPITREVVRIPMRGRGRTPPGGVLAVGTAGRGGNIVTGYSVTHSLLSADALAARIVQGRAPRQVDPVAPSDALREAGLRALLRLDVQGTLDLFDAFGRLPGDRQRAFWSRETGAGGMAASMWGMFTRMPPRSQLELARATLGR; encoded by the coding sequence ATGGTCGACGTGGCCGTCGTCGGGCTGGGCCCGGCGGGACGCGCGCTGGCCTCGCGGCTGGTGGCCCGGGGCGCGTCGGTGCTGGCCGTGGACCCGCGGCCGGAGGCGGTGTGGACACCGACCTACGGCGTCTGGGCGGAGGACCTGGGCAGCCCTCCCGAGGGGGTGATCCGCTCCCTCGTCCGGCGTCCGCAGATCCGGGCCCACGGCCACCACGTGCTGCCGCGACGGTATGCCGTGCTGGACAACGCCGCCCTCCAGCGCGCCCTGCCGCTGGACGGGGTGCAGGTGCGGACCGGACGGCTGACCGACGAGGAGGTCGTGGCGCTGCGCCGTGAGGCGGAGGTGGTCGTCGACGCGCGGGGTGCCCGGCCCGCCGGGCGGGACGCGGGCGACCCCGCCCCTGCCCAGACCGCCTACGGGGTCGTCGTGCCCGCGGCGGAGGCCGCTCCTGCCCTGGACGGCGCCGAGGGGCTGATCATGGACTGGCGCAGGGACTGGGCGCCCGCGGGTTCGGGGACGGGGCGGGGCCCGGCCACCTTCCTGTACGGCATACCGCTCGGGGACGGCACCGTCCTGCTGGAGGAGACCTGCCTGGCCGCGGCGCCCGGCCTGCCGATCGAGGAGCTGAGGACCCGGTTGCGGCGACGGCTGCTCGCCCGCGGGATGGCTGCGTCAGCGGTCGACGACCCGATCACGCGCGAGGTGGTCCGGATCCCGATGCGTGGCCGCGGGCGCACACCACCCGGCGGCGTGCTCGCGGTGGGGACCGCCGGGCGCGGCGGCAACATCGTCACCGGCTACTCCGTCACCCACTCGCTGCTCAGCGCCGACGCCCTGGCCGCCCGGATCGTGCAGGGCCGCGCTCCCCGACAGGTCGACCCGGTGGCCCCGAGCGACGCCCTGCGCGAGGCTGGGCTGCGAGCGCTGCTGCGCCTCGACGTCCAGGGGACCCTGGACCTCTTCGACGCCTTCGGTCGGCTGCCCGGGGACCGACAGCGGGCCTTCTGGTCCCGCGAGACCGGGGCGGGCGGCATGGCGGCCTCGATGTGGGGGATGTTCACCCGGATGCCGCCGCGCTCGCAGCTGGAGCTGGCCAGGGCCACGCTCGGCCGCTGA
- a CDS encoding ABC transporter ATP-binding protein, which translates to MELEVPPATGAPTPPRTATPLLEVRDLSVRLGHVAAVNGLSFDVRRGEFLGIVGESGSGKSVTAKAILGLLPRSARIGGSVKLEGEELLGAPAEVMRRIRGARIGLVFQDALAALDPVYTIGDQLVEALRAHVDISVKGARARAADLLGEVGIPNPRERLDSYPHQLSGGQRQRVIIAAALIAEPDLIIADEPTTALDVTVQKQVLDLLAEVCQRREAAVMLVTHDLGVVAQTCDRVATFYGGLLVEEADVYTLFEEPRHPYTRALLRSVPRLGEDSPFEAIPGSPPQIHVALFACPFAPRCEHAEAVCTSSIPPEFTEGSRRHRCVRVGRGEL; encoded by the coding sequence GTGGAGCTCGAAGTCCCACCGGCCACGGGCGCCCCGACGCCACCGCGCACTGCGACACCTCTGCTCGAGGTGCGCGACCTGAGCGTGCGGCTCGGGCACGTCGCCGCGGTCAACGGGCTGTCCTTCGACGTCCGCCGGGGCGAGTTCCTCGGCATCGTCGGAGAGTCGGGCTCGGGCAAGAGCGTCACCGCCAAGGCCATCCTGGGGCTGCTGCCCAGGAGCGCCCGCATCGGCGGCAGCGTCAAGCTCGAGGGCGAGGAGCTGCTCGGTGCGCCGGCAGAGGTGATGCGGCGCATCCGGGGGGCCAGGATCGGCCTGGTCTTCCAGGACGCACTGGCTGCCCTGGACCCCGTGTACACGATCGGAGACCAGCTGGTGGAGGCGCTGCGCGCCCACGTGGACATCTCGGTCAAAGGCGCCAGGGCGCGGGCGGCCGACCTGCTCGGCGAGGTGGGGATCCCGAACCCCAGGGAGCGCCTCGACTCCTACCCGCACCAGCTCTCCGGCGGCCAGCGCCAGCGGGTGATCATCGCTGCGGCCCTCATCGCCGAGCCGGACCTGATCATCGCCGACGAGCCGACCACCGCGTTGGACGTCACCGTGCAGAAACAGGTGCTGGACCTGCTGGCGGAGGTCTGCCAGCGGCGCGAGGCCGCGGTGATGCTGGTGACCCACGACCTGGGTGTCGTCGCGCAGACCTGCGACCGGGTGGCGACCTTCTACGGCGGGCTGCTGGTGGAGGAGGCCGATGTCTACACCCTCTTCGAGGAGCCCAGGCACCCCTACACGCGGGCGCTGCTGCGCTCGGTGCCCAGGCTGGGCGAGGACTCGCCCTTCGAGGCCATCCCCGGGTCCCCGCCCCAGATCCACGTGGCCCTGTTCGCCTGCCCCTTCGCGCCCCGCTGCGAGCACGCCGAGGCGGTCTGCACGTCGAGCATCCCGCCCGAGTTCACCGAGGGCTCGCGACGCCATCGTTGCGTCCGCGTGGGACGGGGAGAGCTGTGA